One window of Gavia stellata isolate bGavSte3 chromosome Z, bGavSte3.hap2, whole genome shotgun sequence genomic DNA carries:
- the MIER3 gene encoding mesoderm induction early response protein 3 isoform X2 yields MLVHDYDDERTLEEEEMMEESKNFSSEIEDLEKEGNMPLEDLLAFYGYEPTIPVMAGSSADSSPSELADELPDMTLDKEEIAKDLLSGDDEETQSSADDLTPSVTSHEATDFFPRPLRSNTTCDGDKESDGEDVEADNGNSSEDLRKEIMVGSQYQAEIPPYLGRYSDGEKAYENEDHLLWKPDVISESKVKEYLFETSLRTGNEKMIGRIPEGLHTRDNEQALYELLKSSHNVKEAIERYCSNGKASQEMTAWTEEECRSFEHALLIYGKDFHLIQKNKVRTRTVAECVAFYYMWKKSERYDYFAQQTRFGKKRYNHHPGVTDYMDRLVDEAEALGGAVHSSALTSNSRTETIPDQQLSILNSITANELTALTNSVATVCHTSDVNCLDDAFSPMDSLPRAPVNHVPVGTEELLNLPSNGESDCFNLFETGFYHSELNPMNMCSEETERPAKRLKMGIPVPESFINDVSVNNLGVDFENHTHHITSAKMAVSVADFSSLSANETNGFISTHTLHQHAALHSE; encoded by the exons ATGCTGGTACATGATTATGATGATGAGCGAActctggaagaagaggaaatgatggaagaaagcaaaaatttcagCTCTGAAATTGAAGATTTAGAAAAG GAAGGAAACATGCCATTGGAAGATTTACTGGCATTCTATGGCTATGAACCCACCATTCCAGTTATGGCAGGCTCCAGTGCGGATAGCTCTCCAAGTGAACTTGCAGATGAACTTCCAGATATGACTCTAGATAAA GAGGAAATTGCTAAAGACCTTTTGTCGGGTGATGATGAAGAAACACAGTCCTCTGCTGATGACTTGACGCCATCAGTTACTTCACATGAGGCTACTGACTTCTTTCCTCGACCATTAAGAT CAAACACTACGTGTGATGGAGATAAGGAATCAGATGGTGAAGATGTAGAGGCAGACAATGGTAATTCATCTGAAGATTTGAGAAAG GAAATAATGGTTGGTTCACAGTACCAGGCTGAAATTCCACCTTACCTTGGCAGATACAGTGATGGTGAAAAGG CCTATGAGAATGAAGACCACTTACTTTGGAAACCTGATGTGATCTCAGAAAGTAAAGTTAAAGAATACCTTTTTGAAACCTCCTTAagaacaggaaatgaaaaaatgattGGCAGAATTCCTGAAGGACTACATACACGGGACAATGAACAA GCGCTGTATGAACTTCTTAAAAGTAGCCATAATGTTAAAGAAGCAATTGAGAGGTACTGCTCAAATGGAAAGGCATCTCAGG AGATGACAGCATGGACAGAAGAAGAATGCAGGAGCTTTGAACATGCACTTCTGATTTATGGAAAAGACTTTCATCTCATACAGAAAAACAAG GTAAGAACCAGAACAGTTGCTGAGTGTGTTGCTTTCTATTACATGTGGAAAAAGTCAGAACGTTATGATTACTTCGCTCAGCAAACAcgatttggaaagaaaagatataACCATCATCCAGGAGTTAC GGACTACATGGATCGTTTGGTAGATGAAGCAGAAGCCCTCGGTGGGGCAGTGCATTCTTCAGCCTTAACATCTAATAGTCGAACAGAAACCATTCCTGATCAACAGCTGAGCATTCTGAACTCTATCACTGCCAATGAGTTGACAG CATTGACAAATAGCGTAGCTACGGTCTGCCACACTTCAGATGTGAACTGCCTGGATGATGCCTTTTCTCCTATGGACAGCTTACCCCGAGCACCAGTTAATCATGTGCCTGTTGGAACAGAAGAATTGCTTAACTTGCCTAGCAATGGTGAAAGtgattgttttaatttatttgagaCTGGCTTTTATCATTCAGAGCTAAACCCAATGAACATGTGCAGTGAAGAGACAGAAAGACCTGCAAAGAGATTGAAAATGGGAATTCCTGTCCCAGAATCTTTCATAAATGATGTCTCTGTAAATAACCTTGGTGTGGACTTCGAGAACCACACACACCATATTACCAGTGCCAAAATGGCTGTTTCAGTGGCTGACTTCAGCAGTCTCTCTGCAAATGAGACAAATGGTTTTATCAGTACCCACACTCTTCACCAACATGCTGCCCTTCACTCAGAATGA
- the MIER3 gene encoding mesoderm induction early response protein 3 isoform X1, producing the protein MLVHDYDDERTLEEEEMMEESKNFSSEIEDLEKEGNMPLEDLLAFYGYEPTIPVMAGSSADSSPSELADELPDMTLDKEEIAKDLLSGDDEETQSSADDLTPSVTSHEATDFFPRPLRSNTTCDGDKESDGEDVEADNGNSSEDLRKEIMVGSQYQAEIPPYLGRYSDGEKAYENEDHLLWKPDVISESKVKEYLFETSLRTGNEKMIGRIPEGLHTRDNEQALYELLKSSHNVKEAIERYCSNGKASQEEMTAWTEEECRSFEHALLIYGKDFHLIQKNKVRTRTVAECVAFYYMWKKSERYDYFAQQTRFGKKRYNHHPGVTDYMDRLVDEAEALGGAVHSSALTSNSRTETIPDQQLSILNSITANELTALTNSVATVCHTSDVNCLDDAFSPMDSLPRAPVNHVPVGTEELLNLPSNGESDCFNLFETGFYHSELNPMNMCSEETERPAKRLKMGIPVPESFINDVSVNNLGVDFENHTHHITSAKMAVSVADFSSLSANETNGFISTHTLHQHAALHSE; encoded by the exons ATGCTGGTACATGATTATGATGATGAGCGAActctggaagaagaggaaatgatggaagaaagcaaaaatttcagCTCTGAAATTGAAGATTTAGAAAAG GAAGGAAACATGCCATTGGAAGATTTACTGGCATTCTATGGCTATGAACCCACCATTCCAGTTATGGCAGGCTCCAGTGCGGATAGCTCTCCAAGTGAACTTGCAGATGAACTTCCAGATATGACTCTAGATAAA GAGGAAATTGCTAAAGACCTTTTGTCGGGTGATGATGAAGAAACACAGTCCTCTGCTGATGACTTGACGCCATCAGTTACTTCACATGAGGCTACTGACTTCTTTCCTCGACCATTAAGAT CAAACACTACGTGTGATGGAGATAAGGAATCAGATGGTGAAGATGTAGAGGCAGACAATGGTAATTCATCTGAAGATTTGAGAAAG GAAATAATGGTTGGTTCACAGTACCAGGCTGAAATTCCACCTTACCTTGGCAGATACAGTGATGGTGAAAAGG CCTATGAGAATGAAGACCACTTACTTTGGAAACCTGATGTGATCTCAGAAAGTAAAGTTAAAGAATACCTTTTTGAAACCTCCTTAagaacaggaaatgaaaaaatgattGGCAGAATTCCTGAAGGACTACATACACGGGACAATGAACAA GCGCTGTATGAACTTCTTAAAAGTAGCCATAATGTTAAAGAAGCAATTGAGAGGTACTGCTCAAATGGAAAGGCATCTCAGG AAGAGATGACAGCATGGACAGAAGAAGAATGCAGGAGCTTTGAACATGCACTTCTGATTTATGGAAAAGACTTTCATCTCATACAGAAAAACAAG GTAAGAACCAGAACAGTTGCTGAGTGTGTTGCTTTCTATTACATGTGGAAAAAGTCAGAACGTTATGATTACTTCGCTCAGCAAACAcgatttggaaagaaaagatataACCATCATCCAGGAGTTAC GGACTACATGGATCGTTTGGTAGATGAAGCAGAAGCCCTCGGTGGGGCAGTGCATTCTTCAGCCTTAACATCTAATAGTCGAACAGAAACCATTCCTGATCAACAGCTGAGCATTCTGAACTCTATCACTGCCAATGAGTTGACAG CATTGACAAATAGCGTAGCTACGGTCTGCCACACTTCAGATGTGAACTGCCTGGATGATGCCTTTTCTCCTATGGACAGCTTACCCCGAGCACCAGTTAATCATGTGCCTGTTGGAACAGAAGAATTGCTTAACTTGCCTAGCAATGGTGAAAGtgattgttttaatttatttgagaCTGGCTTTTATCATTCAGAGCTAAACCCAATGAACATGTGCAGTGAAGAGACAGAAAGACCTGCAAAGAGATTGAAAATGGGAATTCCTGTCCCAGAATCTTTCATAAATGATGTCTCTGTAAATAACCTTGGTGTGGACTTCGAGAACCACACACACCATATTACCAGTGCCAAAATGGCTGTTTCAGTGGCTGACTTCAGCAGTCTCTCTGCAAATGAGACAAATGGTTTTATCAGTACCCACACTCTTCACCAACATGCTGCCCTTCACTCAGAATGA